Proteins encoded in a region of the Streptomyces sp. NBC_01471 genome:
- the hypD gene encoding hydrogenase formation protein HypD, producing the protein MKYLDEFSDPELAKKLLDQIHAATTRPWAMMEVCGGQTHSIIRHGIDQLLPDGVELIHGPGCPVCVTPLEIIDRALAIAARPGVIFCSFGDMLRVPGSSQDLFSVKSAGGDVRVVYSPLDALKLARENPDREVVFFGIGFETTAPANAMTVYQAKRLGVRNFSLLVSHVLVPPAMSAIMESATCRVQAFLAAGHVCSVMGTAEYPPLAEKYRVPIVVTGFEPLDILEGIRRTVVQLEEGRHEVENAYSRAVREEGNLPAMEMLRDVFDVTDRTWRGIGMIPRSGWRLAPAYAEFDAELRFDVTGIRTAESALCRSGEVLQGLIKPHECAAFGKECTPRNPLGATMVSSEGACAAYHTYRRLELVEAK; encoded by the coding sequence GTGAAGTATCTCGACGAGTTCAGCGACCCCGAGCTGGCGAAGAAGCTGCTCGACCAGATCCACGCGGCGACCACGCGGCCGTGGGCCATGATGGAGGTCTGCGGCGGCCAGACCCACTCGATCATCCGGCACGGCATCGACCAGCTGCTGCCCGACGGTGTGGAGCTGATCCACGGACCGGGCTGCCCGGTCTGCGTCACCCCGCTGGAGATCATCGACCGGGCCCTCGCCATCGCGGCCCGGCCGGGGGTCATCTTCTGCTCCTTCGGCGACATGCTCCGGGTGCCGGGCAGCAGCCAGGACCTGTTCTCGGTGAAGAGCGCCGGAGGGGACGTCCGGGTGGTGTACTCGCCGCTCGACGCGCTGAAGCTGGCCCGGGAGAACCCGGACCGTGAGGTCGTCTTCTTCGGGATCGGCTTCGAGACCACGGCCCCGGCGAACGCGATGACCGTGTACCAGGCCAAGCGCCTGGGGGTACGGAACTTCTCCCTGCTCGTGTCGCACGTCCTGGTGCCGCCCGCCATGTCGGCGATCATGGAGTCCGCCACCTGCAGGGTGCAGGCCTTCCTGGCCGCCGGACATGTGTGCAGCGTGATGGGCACGGCGGAGTACCCACCGCTCGCGGAGAAGTACCGGGTGCCGATCGTCGTCACCGGCTTCGAGCCGCTGGACATCCTCGAAGGCATCCGGCGCACGGTCGTCCAGCTCGAAGAGGGCCGCCACGAGGTGGAGAACGCCTACTCCCGCGCCGTACGCGAGGAGGGCAACCTGCCCGCCATGGAGATGCTGCGGGACGTCTTCGACGTGACCGACCGGACATGGCGCGGCATCGGGATGATCCCGCGCAGCGGCTGGCGGCTGGCTCCCGCGTACGCGGAGTTCGACGCGGAGCTGCGCTTCGACGTGACCGGTATCCGTACGGCCGAGTCGGCGCTGTGCCGGTCGGGTGAGGTCCTCCAGGGCCTGATCAAACCGCACGAGTGCGCGGCCTTCGGCAAGGAGTGCACCCCGCGCAATCCGCTGGGCGCCACGATGGTGTCGTCCGAGGGCGCCTGCGCCGCCTACCACACGTACCGCCGACTGGAACTGGTCGAAGCCAAGTGA
- the hypE gene encoding hydrogenase expression/formation protein HypE: MQSPAELDFESWVCPVPLRETPSVVMGHGGGGAMSGELIEHLFLPAYGAAAAAELGDSAVLSVGGGPRLAFSTDSYVVKPMFFPGGSIGDLAVNGTVNDLAMSGAVPLFLSTAFILQEGTALSELGRIAEALGAAARSAGVRLVTGDTKVVDSASGDGVFINTSGIGMVPDGVDIGPRRARPGDAVLVSGDIGVHGVAVMSCRDGLEFGTTVESDTAALHGLVADMIATGADLHVLRDPTRGGVAASLNEIARASDVGIELVERELPVPETVRDACSLLGLDPLQVANEGKLLAVVPGESADQVLAALRAHPLGRSACRIGTCVPDHAGMVVARTGLGGSRVVGLPIGEQLPRIC; this comes from the coding sequence ATGCAGTCCCCCGCCGAGCTCGACTTCGAGAGCTGGGTCTGTCCGGTCCCGCTGCGCGAGACGCCGTCCGTGGTGATGGGCCACGGGGGCGGCGGCGCGATGTCGGGCGAGCTGATCGAGCATCTGTTCCTGCCCGCGTACGGCGCCGCGGCCGCGGCCGAACTGGGCGACTCCGCGGTGCTGTCCGTCGGCGGCGGCCCCCGTCTCGCCTTCTCCACCGACTCCTACGTGGTGAAGCCCATGTTCTTCCCCGGGGGGTCGATCGGCGACCTGGCCGTGAACGGGACGGTGAACGACCTCGCGATGTCGGGCGCGGTACCGCTGTTCCTCTCGACGGCTTTCATCCTGCAGGAGGGCACCGCACTCAGTGAACTCGGCCGTATCGCCGAGGCGTTGGGTGCTGCGGCGCGGTCCGCCGGTGTCCGGCTGGTCACCGGGGACACCAAGGTCGTCGACAGCGCCAGTGGGGACGGCGTCTTCATCAACACCTCGGGGATCGGCATGGTGCCCGACGGCGTCGACATCGGCCCGCGCCGTGCGCGCCCCGGGGACGCCGTGCTGGTCAGCGGGGACATCGGGGTGCACGGGGTGGCGGTGATGAGCTGCCGGGACGGGCTGGAGTTCGGCACGACGGTCGAGAGCGACACGGCCGCGCTGCACGGCCTCGTCGCCGACATGATCGCCACCGGTGCGGATCTGCATGTGCTGCGGGATCCGACCCGTGGCGGGGTCGCGGCCTCGCTGAACGAGATCGCCCGTGCTTCGGATGTCGGTATCGAGCTGGTGGAACGGGAGTTGCCGGTCCCGGAGACGGTCCGCGACGCGTGCAGTCTCCTTGGGCTCGACCCGCTCCAGGTGGCCAACGAGGGGAAGCTGCTCGCGGTGGTGCCCGGCGAGAGCGCCGACCAGGTCCTGGCCGCGCTGCGGGCCCACCCGCTGGGCCGCTCGGCCTGCCGGATCGGCACCTGTGTCCCGGACCACGCCGGGATGGTGGTGGCCAGGACCGGGCTCGGCGGCAGCCGGGTGGTCGGGCTGCCGATCGGCGAGCAGCTGCCCCGGATCTGCTGA
- a CDS encoding HypC/HybG/HupF family hydrogenase formation chaperone codes for MCLAVPGRVLSTAEVDGTLMADVDFGGVRKEVCLQYIPDVTVGEYVVVHVGFAIQRLDEESAKRTLADFDRLGILEEEFGDGFELAARAGQQEFPEGVGR; via the coding sequence ATGTGTCTGGCAGTTCCGGGGCGCGTCCTCAGTACCGCCGAGGTCGACGGCACGTTGATGGCCGATGTCGACTTCGGCGGGGTACGCAAGGAGGTGTGCCTCCAGTACATCCCGGACGTGACGGTCGGTGAGTACGTCGTCGTGCACGTCGGGTTCGCCATCCAGCGCCTCGACGAGGAGTCGGCCAAGCGGACGCTGGCCGACTTCGACCGGCTCGGCATCCTGGAGGAGGAGTTCGGCGACGGTTTCGAACTCGCCGCACGGGCCGGGCAGCAGGAGTTCCCCGAAGGAGTCGGCCGGTGA